The Candoia aspera isolate rCanAsp1 chromosome 6, rCanAsp1.hap2, whole genome shotgun sequence genome has a segment encoding these proteins:
- the SLF2 gene encoding SMC5-SMC6 complex localization factor protein 2, producing MTQNCSGGHTRLSSPASSPSQHRQSVGRGAAGTRNKCITDFFKPAFQQERNTLCSPEKGNGQAGHPVSSVEHLKKSMSSPKQNKRKKLPCSLSSRSPIIDALFRNVKSEKKNSPENGVCTIQKAKHLKVVVRKLFISNSSPDGCLLLKDHTYARNLEKNENCPVQTRAPLIGNSREHETENVDLDTTGSSLNKWPSTSGNNNLNKQSCLTQCQKTVRSRMPQLGSVNSSSLKSLETVCRKRKVKEKKLQTFISENKSLEISFPIQDTRDFLRKNSSSASLESSSDESSSVQASKTVFPSGSSSDKTVVTKSQRSPSMYSNSTALLGIANHKYPRKRKRISSKTDMKNFQNVQTLDKHSNLQIPHNTNYSKDRISLDKNFQPADTYRSGSDLPISVAKCEAEENEDKTYGCIINKNDQIQFSDPREGQLQTFTPHIYLETRRKNASTVPSEKNAEQLGSSLRDCDNVLSLEGCTHDTIPSSSCNLNTSNNEGSEAYGLIQKLKSISDSEAGASDCSVDSSDEEVLIPLEKILSQSARPAAKSSEEAMDKDRIASTISATRNPSLSKPFVECGVSYMNLLEHLLKEKEELRRVDELENQLQQVKGIAELNSTPEDQSTDGELSPEHREFIERYSFSHDAIPDQHPGENIFQIVNAGKIFSQNNLDLRNFGFHPQNPIEQYLLESEITQQIFVIIEGLLVSTYHNSPCPVPILKWMFQMMSIHPDSSVSRKILDMLMILTIRNFSDDNNQQKPWIPSLFDITAVLINMGISFSVLFPLQHFQPSFTENDIMSEMHVAVRKQSNEDICINPTACFLLIESNLCNIAKFLRLCINVRPEGYTDKEIFMLLLLLFKLSLETELKQFPLVDLECLIIKLLENIRDWDTEMSQLSLAISCLSNHHHNLLWFVQFVPNWTTRGRQIRRHLSLVIISKLLKNNVNIPSNHDQQMSLLCKELVKMKPSSLLKSLSETSEQHDGLKDRFLSESEPQVYYLTYVLLHLVREASNSEHTNSNQRKWLLKLCSTLEKHVKSDIREDVRLFYRTKVKDLIARTYSKWQQMIHSSQVIQGQIYDFWVPDS from the exons ATGACCCAGAACTGCAGCGGCGGCCACACGCGGCTTAGCTCTCCTGCGAGTTCTCCCAGCCAGCATCGACAGTCGGTGGGCCGCGGGGCCGCAGGTACCAG AAACAAGTGTATTACTGACTTTTTCAAACCAGCTTTCCAACAAG AGAGAAATACGTTGTgctctccagaaaaaggaaatggacAAGCTGGACATCCAGTTTCATCTGTAGAGCATCTTAAAAAAAGTATGTCTtctccaaagcaaaacaaaaggaagaaattgCCTTGCTCACTATCAAGCAGAAGCCCAATAATTGATGCTTTATTCCGAAATGTTAAGTCAGAGAAAAAGAACAGTCCAGAAAATGGTGTTTGTACGATACAGAAGGCTAAGCATCTAAAAGTTGTGGTTCGGAAACTGTTCATATCTAATAGCTCACCTGACGGTTGTTTACTGTTAAAAGATCATACTTACGCaagaaacttggaaaaaaatgagaacTGTCCTGTTCAAACAAGAGCACCTTTAATAGGGAATAGTAGAGaacatgaaacagaaaatgtaGACCTAGACACAACTGGTTCAAGCTTGAATAAATGGCCTTCCACATCAGGAAATAACAATTTGAACAAGCAGAGCTGCCTAACTCAGTGTCAAAAAACAGTCCGTTCCAGGATGCCACAACTCGGTTCGGTTAATTCTTCATCTCTGAAATCATTAGAAACtgtttgcagaaaaagaaaagtgaaggagaaaaagctgcagacttttatttctgaaaataaatctttAGAAATTAGTTTTCCTATTCAG gACACCAGAGATTTCTTAAGGAAAAATTCAAGCTCAGCGTCACTGGAATCTTCTTCAG aTGAGTCCTCTTCAGTACAAGCTTCAAAAACTGTGTTTCCTTCAGGATCAAGCTCTGATAAAACTGTTGTCACAAAAAGCCAGCGCAGTCCTTCAATGTATTCTAACTCCACAGCTTTATTGGGAATAGCCAATCATAAATATCCTCGGAAGAGGAAAAGGATTTCATCAAAAACAGATAtgaaaaattttcaaaatgttcAGACATTGGATAAACATAGTAACTTGCAAATCCCTCATAATACTAATTACTCAAAAGACAGAATATCTCTTGacaagaatttccagccagcagatACATATCGGTCTGGCAGTGACTTGCCTATTTCAGTAGCAAAAtgtgaagctgaagaaaatgaagataaaacataTGGATGCATTATAAATAAGAATGACCAAATCCAATTTTCAGATCCTAGAGAGGGGCAGTTACAGACATTTACTCctcatatttatttagaaacaagaagaaagaatGCTTCTACAGttccttcagaaaaaaatgctgaGCAGCTTGGATCTTCCTTGAGAGACTGTGACAATGTTCTTTCACTGGAAGGTTGCACTCATGATACTATTCCTAGCTCTTCATGCAACTTAAATACATCTAACAATGAAGGATCTGAAGCATATGGGTTAATTCAAAAACTGAAGAGCATTTCTGATAGTGAGGCTGGGGCCTCTGATTGCAGTGTGGACAGCAGTGATGAAGAAGTGCTCATCCCTCTTGAAAAAATACTGTCCCAGAGTGCCAGGCCAGCTGCAAAAAGCTCAGAAGAAGCTATGGATAAGGATAGAATAGCAAGCACAATTTCTGCAACACGTAATCCTTCT CTTTCTAAACCATTTGTTGAATGTGGAGTCTCATACATGAATCTTCTGGAGCATCtcctgaaagagaaggaagagctAAGGAG GGTAGATGAATTAGAGAACCAGTTACAGCAAGTCAAAGGGATAGCTGAACTAAACTCTACACCTGAAGATCAATCTACTGATGGTGAACTATCTCCTGAACATAG AGAATTTATAGAAAGATACTCATTCAGCCATGATGCTATTCCTGACCAGCACCCTGGAGAAAACATATTTCAAATAGTGAATGCTGGGAAAATCTTCAGCCAGAATAATCTTGATTTGAGAAACTTTGGCTTTCATCCTCAAAATCCGATTGAACAATATCTTCTTGA ATCGGAAATAACACAGCAGATTTTTGTAATTATTGAAGGCTTACTTGTATCTACTTACCATAATTCTCCTTGTCCTGTACCAATTTTAAAATGGATGTTTCAG ATGATGTCAATTCACCCAGATAGCTCAGTTTCAAGGAAGATTTTGGATATGTTGATGATATTAACAATTAGAAATT tttcTGATGACAATAACCAACAAAAGCCATGGATTCCATCATTATTCGATATAACAGCTGTGTTAATCAATATGGGTATTTCCTTCAGTGTGCTATTTCCTCTACAACATTTTCAGCCTAGCTTTACTGAAAATGATATTAT GTCTGAAATGCATGTAGCTGTGAGGAAACAGTCAAATGAAGACATCTGTATAAACCCAACAGCTTGCTTTCTTCTCATAGAGAGCAATCTTTGCAATATAGCAAAG TTTCTACGACTGTGTATAAATGTGCGCCCAGAAGGTTACACAGATAAAGAAATATTTATGCTGCTACTGCTACTATTTAAACTGAGTTTAGAAACAGAGCTGAAGCAATTTCCACTAGTAGACTTGGAGTGCCTTATTATAAAATTGTTGGAAAATATCAGAGACTGGGATACTGAG atgtCTCAGTTATCCTTGGCAATAAGTTGTCTATCCAACCACCATCATAATCTGTTGTGGTTTGTTCAGTTTGTCCCCAATTGGACAACCCGTGGAAG ACAAATAAGACGACATCTTAGCTTGGTAATAATCTCAAAGCTTCTTAAAAACAATGTGAATATACCCAGTAACCATGATCAGCAG ATGTCACTTCTGTGTAAGGAGCTAGTGAAGATGAAACCTTCAAGTCTGTTAAAGAGTCTGTCAGAAACTTCAGAACAACATGATGGTCTTAAAGATCGTTTTCTTTCTGAATCTGAGCCCCAG GTCTATTACCTGACTTACGTTCTTCTTCACTTGGTTAGGGAAGCTAGCAATTCTGAGCATACAAATTCCAATCAAAGA AAATGGCTGTTGAAACTCTGTAGCACCCTGGAAAAACACGTGAAGAGTGATATTAGGGAAGATGTCAGACTGTTTTACAGAACTAAG